From Coturnix japonica isolate 7356 chromosome 1, Coturnix japonica 2.1, whole genome shotgun sequence, the proteins below share one genomic window:
- the MRE11 gene encoding double-strand break repair protein MRE11, giving the protein MSAVTLQDDEDTFKILIATDIHLGYLEKDPVRGNDTFVTFNEILEHAQKNEVDFVLLGGDLFHENKPSRKTIHTCLESLRKYCMGDRPVRFEVLSDQAVNFQFSKFPWVNYQDENLNISMPIFSIHGNHDDPTGVDALCALDILSCAGLLNHFGRSTSVEKIDISPILLRKGRTNIALYGLGAIPDERLYRMFVNKQVTMLRPKEDEDSWFNLFVIHQNRSKHGATNYIPEQFLDDFINLVVWGHEHECKITPAQNEQQHFYVTQPGSSVVTSLSPGEAVKKHIGLLRVKGKKMKMQKIALETVRTFYMDDVVLADHPELFNPDNPGVTHTIQTFCREKIEMMLDNAERERLGNPRQPEKPLIRLRVDYTGGFEPFIVHRFSQKYMDRVANPKDIIHFFRHREQKEKNDSDLNFGKLFSRPASEGVTLRVEDLVKQYFQTAEKKVQLSLLTERGMGEAVQEFVDKEEKDAIEELVKFQLEKTQRFLKERHIDAEEEKIDEEVRKFRESRRKNMEEEDEEVREAMTRARAHRPKDVVPDSASSDEEPMDIEMKASGDSDDDIPTTLSRGRGRGRARGARGQNSTARGSSRRGRGSTSQGSSASSRAYKSVPDKNLSIMDAFRSLKPEPSQSTSKFFSEEIIDDELDLEESHISLSSKRNQRFSAMSSFSKRGSQSQTSRGVDFESDEDDPFKTTATSRRKK; this is encoded by the exons GTGGACTTTGTTTTATTAGGCGGGGACCTCttccatgaaaacaaacctTCCAGAAAAACGATACACACTTGTTTAGAGTCACTAAGAAAATACTGTATGGGTGATCGTCCTGTTCGCTTTGAAGTTCTGAGTGATCAGGCAGTTAATTTTCAGTTCAGCAA GTTTCCATGGGTGAACTATCAGGATGAAAACCTCAACATTTCTATGCCAATTTTTAGTATTCATGGCAATCATGATGATCCCACGGGG GTAGATGCACTGTGTGCACTGGATATTTTAAGCTGTGCAGGACTGCTGAATCATTTTGGACGTTCAACTTCTGTGGAGAAAATAGATATTAGCCCCATTTTATTACGGAAGGGTAGAACAAACATTGCTCTGTATGGTTTAG GGGCCATTCCAGATGAGAGGTTGTATCGTATGTTTGTCAATAAACAAGTAACCATGCTGAGACCAAAGGAAGATGAAGACAGTTGGTTTAACCTGTTTGTGATTCATCAGAATAG AAGCAAACATGGAGCCACCAACTACATTCCAGAGCAGTTTTTAGATGACTTTATTAATCTTGTTGTGTGGGGTCATGAACACGAGTGTAAAATAACTCCAGCCCAAAATGAACAGCAGCATTTCTATGTTACTCAGCCAGGAAGTTCGGTGGTGACATCTCTGTCCCCAGGAGAAGCTGTGAAGAA ACACATTGGTTTGCTGCgtgttaaagggaaaaaaatgaaaatgcagaagattGCTCTAGAGACCGTGCGAACTTTCTATATGGATGATGTTGTCCTGGCTGATCACCCAGAACTTTTTAATCCTGACAATCCTGGAGTGACTCATACAATACAAACATTCTGCAGGGAAAAG ATTGAAATGATGTTGGATAATGCAGAAAGAGAACGCCTTGGAAATCCACGCCAGCCAGAGAAGCCTCTCATTAGATTAAGa GTTGATTACACGGGTGGCTTTGAGCCATTCATCGTCCATCGTTTCAGCCAGAAGTACATGGATAGGGTGGCCAATCCAAAGGACATCATACATTTTTTCAGACATCgtgaacaaaaagagaaaaacg acAGTGACCTTAATTTTGGGAAGCTGTTTAGCAGACCTGCTTCTGAGGGGGTGACGCTGAGAGTGGAAGACCTTGtaaagcagtattttcagaCAGCAGAGAAG AAGGTGCAGCTTTCACTTCTAACTGAAAGAGGAATGGGAGAAGCAGTGCAGGAGTTTGtggacaaagaagaaaaagatgccATAGAGGAACTGGTGAAATTTCAGCtagagaaaacacaaagatttcTTAAGGAGCGTCACATTgatgcagaggaagaaaaaatagatgaGGAG GTGCGAAAATTTAGGGagagtagaagaaaaaacatggaagaggaggatgaggaagtTCGTGAG GCAATGACGAGGGCTAGAGCTCACAGGCCTAAGGACGTAGTTCCTGACTCAGCCTCCAGTGATGAAGAACCCATGGACATAGAGATGAAAGCATCTGGTGATTCAGATGATGACATCCCCACAACACTGAGTCGAGGAAGGGGTAGAGGTAGGGCAAGAGGTGCAAGAGGGCAAAATTCAACAGCAAGAGGATCATCTCGAAGGGGAAGAG GAAGCACTAGCCAAGGGTCATCTGCTAGCAGCAGAGCATACAAGTCTGTGCCTGACAAGAATTTGTCTATCATGGATG cctttagGTCTTTGAAACCGGAGCCTTCCCAGAGCACGTCTAAATTTTTCTCTGAG GAAATTATAGATGATGAATTGGATCTGGAAGAGTCTCATATTAGtctttcttccaaaagaaaccAAAG GTTCTCAGCTATGTCTTCGTTTAGTAAAAGAGGTTCACAAAGCCAGACGTCCAGAGGAGTTGATTTTGAGTCAGATGAG GATGACCCATTCAAAACCACTGCAACATCACGAAGAAAGAAGTGA
- the GPR83 gene encoding probable G-protein coupled receptor 83, whose translation MFSCFVWLSLPYFVNTFPTSGKFPLNRSLEEVLEIPNISGFFPWDNDTLADWQSFVGRSRHGADSQHVAAKALLIVAYSIIIFFSLFGNVLVCHVVIKNKRMHSATSLFIVNLAVADIMITLLNTPFTLARFVNSTWIFGKGMCHVSRFAQYCSLHVSALTLTAIAVDRHQVIMHPLKPRLPMAKGVIYISVIWVMAACFSLPHAIYQKLFTFEYSEEVTRCLCIPDFPEPADLFWKYLDLTTFVLLYVLPLLIISAAYMTVAKKLWLRNVIGDVTTEQYFALRKKNRKTIKMLMLVVILFAICWFPLNCYVVLLSSQTIRSNNALYFAFHWLAMSSTCYNPFIYCWLNDSFRAELKALINICRKPSGPAEQRLPSTVPPYRLAWPENSHFKRLQVSHVPASASSSLLGKTDISVVEPIVAVS comes from the exons ATGTTCTCCTGTTTCGTTTGGCTCTCCCTCCCCTACTTCGTCAACACCTTCCCGACCTCAGGAAAGTTCCCTCTCAACAGAAGTCTCGAGGAGGTATTGGAAATCCCAAACATCTCGGGGTTCTTTCCATGGGATAACGACACGTTGGCCGACTGGCAGAGCTTTGTGGGCAGGAGCCGGCACGGAGCAGACTCACAGCACGTGGCAGCCAAAGCTCTGCTCATCGTGGCATACTCCATCATcatcttcttctctctctttggaAACGTCCTGGTGTGCCATGTGGTCATCAAGAACAAAAGGATGCACTCGGCCACCAGCCTGTTCATCGTCAACCTGGCTGTGGCCGACATCATGATCACGCTTCTCAACACGCCTTTTACACTG GCTCGTTTTGTGAACAGCACATGGATATTTGGGAAGGGGATGTGCCATGTCAGTAGGTTTGCACAGTACTGCTCGCTCCATGTCTCTGCTCTGACCCTCACAGCCATTGCCGTGGACAGGCACCAG GTCATAATGCACCCTCTGAAACCTCGCTTACCTATGGCAAAAGGCGTTATCTACATCTCTGTCATTTGGGTCATGGCAGCTTGTTTTTCCCTCCCACATGCTATCTACCAAAAACTCTTTACTTTTGAATACAG TGAGGAAGTCACTCGGTGCCTGTGCATCCCAGACTTCCCTGAGCCAGCTGACCTCTTCTGGAAGTACCTTGACTTAACGACCTTCGTTTTGCTCTACGTCCTGCCCCTGTTGATCATATCCGCTGCCTACATGACGGTGGCCAAGAAACTCTGGCTGCGCAATGTCATTGGGGATGTCACCACTGAGCAGTACTTCGCCCTTCGcaaaaaaaataggaagactATCAAGATGTTGATGCTCGTTGTCATCCTTTTTGCTATCTGCTGGTTTCCCTTGAACTGCTACGTCGTCCTGCTCTCCAGCCAAACCATCCGCTCCAACAACGCCCTGTACTTCGCCTTTCACTGGCTTGCGATGAGCAGCACCTGCTACAACCCCTTCATCTACTGCTGGCTCAATGACAGCTTCCGTGCAGAACTGAAGGCTTTGATCAACATCTGCAGAAAACCTTCTGGCCCTGCAGAACAGAGACTTCCCTCCACGGTCCCTCCCTACCGACTGGCGTGGCCTGAAAACAGCCACTTCAAGAGGCTGCAGGTCTCTCATGTCCCTGcctcagcctccagcagccTCTTAGGAAAGACAGACATCTCTGTAGTTGAGCCCATAGTAGCTGTGAGCTAA